The Leptospira andrefontaineae genome has a segment encoding these proteins:
- a CDS encoding chemotaxis protein CheD, with product MLNKDVKIINVGIADIQGGQSPSMIRTTLGSCIGVVFYSPEKKVGAMAHIMLAKDPSGKDSSKNPHKYAETALPELVKRMTELGCGKGEYFARLFGGASMFKGMNSSFLQNIGDLNVSVAKEFLDKEKITLLVEDVGGHEGRTISLYLDDGRILLKKGGFEKYLYKVR from the coding sequence ATGCTCAATAAAGACGTAAAAATTATAAACGTCGGGATCGCGGATATCCAAGGAGGCCAGTCTCCTTCCATGATCCGCACCACATTAGGTTCCTGCATCGGGGTCGTTTTTTATTCTCCGGAGAAGAAGGTAGGAGCTATGGCCCATATCATGCTCGCCAAAGATCCTTCCGGAAAAGATTCCTCCAAAAATCCCCATAAGTATGCAGAAACTGCTCTTCCGGAATTGGTAAAAAGAATGACGGAGTTAGGTTGTGGTAAGGGGGAATATTTCGCTCGTCTATTCGGAGGAGCTTCCATGTTCAAGGGAATGAACTCGAGTTTCCTACAGAACATTGGCGATTTGAACGTAAGTGTCGCAAAAGAATTTTTAGATAAAGAAAAAATAACGTTACTAGTGGAAGACGTCGGAGGCCATGAAGGCAGAACGATTAGTCTCTATTTGGATGATGGCAGGATCCTTTTGAAGAAGGGCGGATTCGAAAAGTACCTTTATAAAGTCAGGTAA
- a CDS encoding CsgG/HfaB family protein: MKIWIFLFAVTILLFSCVSSGEVKKKAKNPNAGVATIASELKYQFLSSLKAQGGKLPARLAILNIINENGSNSQLGRLVTDRLGKELFDPKTFQLLERDRLNRVIGEQDFQASGLVLNDQIVSIGKLSGAEYLALGQLVFQDQEFLLNIRIVSLGGVICATADIVFDSDNETYSKYKESVK; the protein is encoded by the coding sequence ATGAAAATTTGGATCTTCCTCTTTGCAGTTACGATATTATTATTCTCGTGTGTTTCTTCGGGAGAAGTCAAAAAGAAGGCGAAAAATCCGAATGCAGGAGTGGCAACTATCGCCTCCGAACTTAAATACCAGTTTTTGTCTTCTCTCAAAGCTCAAGGCGGAAAACTGCCTGCAAGGCTTGCTATCTTAAATATAATCAATGAAAACGGGAGCAATTCCCAGTTAGGAAGACTAGTCACCGATAGACTTGGAAAAGAATTATTCGATCCTAAAACATTCCAATTGCTGGAAAGAGATAGGCTAAATCGTGTAATAGGAGAGCAGGATTTCCAAGCAAGCGGGCTAGTGCTAAACGATCAGATCGTTTCTATAGGGAAACTTTCCGGAGCGGAATATTTAGCTTTAGGGCAACTTGTTTTCCAGGATCAGGAATTTCTACTGAATATCAGGATCGTTTCACTGGGCGGAGTGATCTGCGCTACTGCGGATATTGTATTCGATTCGGACAACGAGACCTATTCTAAATATAAGGAATCCGTTAAATAG
- a CDS encoding TraB/GumN family protein, whose protein sequence is MQTIASSEPIRTLELNGSQITILGTAHISQKSIDEVSRIIQEEKPDTVCVELCASRMRSVQDPDHWKKLDIFKVFKERKMWLLLSSLILSSFQKKLGYGNIRPGDEMRKAIEEGNKIHAKIVPVDREISTTLKRAWWNVGFWSRMMLFSTLVSSLIVKEEISPEKIEEMKSDDVLKDLFSQLPARYQSVKNVIIDERDAYLAQRIRQQAAVGKKIFAVVGAGHLEGIVKHIVEDKDIDHLDIQPVKGFWDRIRPLLFPAIIISAFTALYWFGGKEEGQEFLIRWILVKGTLAAIGAIIALAHPVSILLAFIAAPIGNFNPIIKPGWVAALSESWFRKPLVEDFERLGEDTETFGGYWKNKVTRIFLVFMLPQIGSSIGTFIVSKQIFDKILKFVGAFF, encoded by the coding sequence TTGCAAACAATCGCCTCCTCCGAACCGATCCGCACCTTGGAATTAAACGGTTCTCAGATCACAATTTTGGGAACGGCTCATATTAGCCAAAAAAGTATAGATGAAGTTTCTAGAATTATCCAAGAAGAAAAACCGGACACGGTCTGTGTGGAACTTTGTGCTTCTAGAATGAGATCCGTTCAGGATCCGGATCATTGGAAAAAATTAGATATTTTCAAAGTGTTTAAGGAAAGAAAGATGTGGCTCCTTCTTTCCAGCCTAATCCTTTCTTCTTTCCAGAAAAAACTAGGCTACGGAAACATTCGTCCAGGTGACGAAATGAGAAAAGCGATCGAAGAAGGAAATAAGATCCACGCTAAGATCGTACCAGTCGACCGGGAGATCTCCACTACTCTAAAAAGGGCATGGTGGAACGTAGGTTTCTGGAGTAGAATGATGTTATTCTCCACCTTGGTTAGCTCACTCATTGTTAAAGAAGAGATCTCTCCTGAAAAAATAGAAGAGATGAAATCCGATGATGTACTCAAGGATCTATTCTCACAACTTCCTGCCAGATATCAGTCCGTTAAAAATGTGATCATAGACGAAAGAGATGCGTACCTAGCGCAAAGGATCAGACAACAAGCTGCAGTAGGTAAGAAAATTTTCGCAGTAGTTGGTGCAGGACATTTAGAAGGTATCGTAAAACATATCGTAGAAGATAAGGATATTGATCATTTAGATATTCAACCTGTAAAAGGTTTCTGGGATCGAATTCGTCCTTTATTATTTCCTGCGATCATTATCTCCGCATTCACTGCACTTTACTGGTTCGGAGGAAAGGAAGAAGGTCAAGAATTTTTAATCAGATGGATCTTGGTTAAGGGAACACTTGCCGCGATCGGTGCTATCATCGCACTTGCACATCCAGTCTCCATTCTTCTTGCATTTATTGCTGCTCCAATTGGAAACTTTAACCCGATCATCAAACCGGGTTGGGTAGCGGCTTTATCTGAATCTTGGTTTAGAAAACCGTTGGTAGAAGATTTCGAAAGATTAGGAGAAGATACCGAAACTTTCGGCGGATATTGGAAGAATAAGGTAACTCGTATCTTCTTAGTATTTATGCTCCCTCAGATTGGAAGTAGCATCGGGACATTTATCGTGTCTAAACAGATTTTTGATAAAATCCTAAAATTTGTAGGCGCTTTTTTCTAA
- a CDS encoding tyrosine-type recombinase/integrase, with protein sequence MIDTEVPKKNKSSFEKLVKVIRQRNYKKATEYTYLRYNLDFLLFADKPAEKVVTKDIEKYIEYLRKKKVSSSTIQINISSLKMFFEEVLDMNVFEDFRRPAREYKTPKVLNQKEITLLLETASESPRSHLLCALAYYAGLRVGEIIRLKWGQFDLSKKTIKVDSPIPTQNRTVLMDGELQKILKKFEKEVGTEKSSYLFPGKYQGTHLTSRNVERLVGDLAKYAGIKAQVTLFTLRHSRAIHQLAEGKSLEDIREFLGHKSLATTESYLPIRKNLRPQVRQKHIQDALKEIKKKYKY encoded by the coding sequence ATGATAGATACGGAGGTCCCGAAGAAGAATAAGTCTTCCTTCGAGAAACTAGTAAAGGTAATTCGGCAAAGAAATTATAAAAAGGCGACCGAATACACTTACCTAAGATATAATTTGGACTTTCTTTTGTTCGCGGACAAACCCGCGGAAAAAGTAGTTACGAAAGATATCGAAAAGTACATAGAATATTTAAGGAAGAAGAAGGTTTCATCTTCCACGATCCAGATAAACATCAGTTCTTTAAAAATGTTTTTTGAAGAAGTTCTGGATATGAACGTATTCGAAGACTTTAGAAGACCTGCAAGGGAGTACAAAACCCCTAAGGTCCTGAACCAAAAAGAGATTACACTTCTTTTAGAGACTGCATCAGAGTCTCCGAGATCCCATCTTCTCTGTGCGTTAGCCTATTATGCTGGCCTACGAGTGGGAGAGATCATTCGTTTAAAATGGGGACAATTCGATCTTTCTAAAAAAACGATCAAAGTGGACTCCCCTATCCCGACTCAAAACAGAACCGTTTTGATGGATGGAGAATTACAAAAGATCTTGAAGAAATTCGAAAAGGAAGTTGGAACCGAGAAAAGTTCCTATTTGTTTCCAGGTAAATACCAAGGCACTCATTTGACTTCCAGAAACGTAGAACGTTTAGTCGGAGATCTGGCAAAGTATGCAGGGATCAAAGCCCAAGTTACCTTGTTTACACTCAGACATAGTAGAGCAATCCACCAATTGGCGGAAGGCAAAAGTCTGGAAGATATTAGGGAGTTTTTAGGTCATAAAAGTCTTGCGACCACGGAAAGTTACCTTCCAATTCGCAAAAACCTAAGGCCTCAGGTTAGACAAAAACATATCCAAGACGCTTTGAAAGAAATTAAGAAGAAGTACAAGTATTAA
- a CDS encoding 7TM diverse intracellular signaling domain-containing protein — MRKEIKTRSIIFSSFLLMIFFSFSIWGEGLTYEKKDRFFLEERMDGSSLLPYLSVYHDETGKKSFKEVLRIFDQGGSEKIFQNSLGYSKSAIWVRLRTENQTDKVVNWILEIDYALLDFVDLYSGRTSDSAINHSGDLREFGTRPIEHRNFAYPFSDEPDSKREIYFRIASSSSILLPFLAFSKNEFIEHSFTEQLALGLYYGSMLIMVVYNLFLLFSTKDKSYLYYVIYILTYILFQFTLNGLSFQYLWRGSVLWANYSLPFSIFSVILTAGAFSRSFLNAPEYTPKTSKLYYLLFALSFGGMISTLFLWEYRTAIMSSLVLMFFTLGFLISNGVQCLLAGRREAKYFLFAWSSFLFFSFLFGLKSFGILPNNFFTLWGIQVGSVMEVSLLSLGLADRIKRLSDQLKQRVEELGNIRNYAEESEAKYRSLFEVEEDFLFSLDQNWNILAANRSVSKHIGFKPQEVIGKNFMELIYKAGELQDAYKKLYVLEKLEELASEGKPVRFLGEFLQKYLREPKELQVQFQILEYEGQREILGRAFEPDQDLMSRYVDDEKTVYTANNYLQNAELLSQRMTTNLYRFVDPGTITAMRNCLREMIINAIEHGNLNISFEEKTRAMSDGNYFRFVQERQKDPYYKSKKVKVEYSLSRDRIGVRITDEGKGFNHARLQKSSMEKLNSEGITHGRGLTLTLATFDLVKFNSTGNQVTLVKYF, encoded by the coding sequence ATGCGAAAGGAAATCAAGACTCGATCTATAATCTTCTCTAGTTTTCTTTTGATGATCTTCTTCTCTTTTTCCATTTGGGGAGAAGGTCTGACCTATGAAAAAAAGGATCGTTTCTTCTTGGAAGAGAGGATGGATGGCTCTTCTCTTCTTCCTTATCTTTCCGTTTACCATGACGAAACAGGTAAAAAGTCATTTAAAGAAGTATTAAGAATATTCGACCAAGGAGGATCTGAAAAGATCTTCCAGAACAGTTTAGGATATTCTAAATCTGCGATATGGGTTCGTCTTCGGACGGAGAACCAAACAGATAAAGTTGTAAATTGGATCTTAGAAATAGATTATGCACTTTTAGATTTTGTAGATTTGTATTCTGGAAGAACTTCCGATTCTGCAATCAATCATTCAGGAGACTTGAGAGAATTCGGCACTCGCCCGATCGAGCATCGAAATTTTGCGTATCCTTTTTCGGACGAGCCTGACTCTAAAAGAGAGATCTATTTTAGGATTGCAAGTTCCAGCTCTATCCTATTGCCATTTCTGGCATTTTCTAAAAACGAATTTATAGAACATTCTTTTACCGAACAACTCGCACTCGGATTATATTACGGCTCCATGTTGATCATGGTGGTCTATAATCTATTTCTGTTGTTTTCCACTAAAGATAAAAGTTATCTATATTATGTTATTTATATATTAACTTATATACTCTTTCAGTTTACGTTGAACGGCCTTTCTTTCCAATATTTATGGAGAGGTTCCGTTTTATGGGCAAACTACAGTCTGCCGTTTTCCATTTTTTCAGTGATCTTAACTGCAGGTGCATTCAGCAGATCTTTTTTAAATGCTCCGGAATACACTCCTAAAACGTCCAAATTATATTATCTACTTTTTGCTCTTAGTTTCGGGGGGATGATCTCCACATTATTCCTTTGGGAATATAGAACTGCTATCATGAGCAGTTTGGTTCTAATGTTCTTTACATTAGGATTTTTAATCTCCAATGGGGTCCAATGTTTACTGGCGGGAAGAAGGGAGGCAAAATACTTCTTATTCGCTTGGTCTTCTTTTTTATTTTTCAGCTTTTTATTCGGCCTAAAATCTTTCGGGATACTTCCGAATAATTTTTTCACTTTGTGGGGAATACAAGTAGGCTCAGTGATGGAAGTAAGCCTTCTATCCTTAGGACTCGCTGATAGGATCAAAAGATTATCAGACCAATTGAAACAAAGAGTAGAAGAACTCGGAAATATACGGAACTACGCAGAAGAATCGGAAGCGAAATATAGAAGTTTATTCGAAGTAGAAGAAGACTTTCTATTCTCCTTAGACCAAAACTGGAATATTCTCGCAGCGAACAGATCTGTCTCCAAACATATAGGATTTAAACCCCAAGAAGTGATCGGCAAAAACTTTATGGAACTGATCTATAAGGCGGGTGAATTACAAGATGCGTACAAGAAATTATATGTATTAGAAAAATTGGAAGAACTTGCTTCCGAAGGAAAACCAGTTCGATTCTTAGGGGAATTCCTACAGAAATATTTAAGAGAACCTAAAGAGTTACAGGTCCAATTCCAGATTTTGGAATATGAGGGCCAAAGAGAAATTTTAGGAAGAGCTTTCGAACCTGACCAAGACTTGATGTCCAGGTATGTAGATGATGAAAAGACGGTTTACACTGCGAATAATTATTTGCAGAATGCAGAACTCTTAAGCCAAAGAATGACTACAAATTTGTACAGATTTGTGGATCCAGGAACGATTACTGCGATGAGAAATTGCCTAAGGGAAATGATCATCAACGCAATCGAACATGGAAATTTGAATATCAGCTTTGAAGAAAAAACAAGGGCGATGTCAGACGGAAATTATTTCAGGTTCGTTCAGGAAAGGCAAAAGGACCCTTATTATAAATCCAAAAAAGTAAAAGTAGAATATTCTCTATCCAGAGACAGGATAGGAGTAAGGATCACGGATGAAGGGAAAGGTTTTAATCATGCTAGGCTTCAAAAAAGTAGTATGGAAAAATTGAATTCGGAAGGGATCACTCATGGACGAGGGCTCACACTTACTTTAGCTACATTCGATCTGGTGAAATTTAATAGCACCGGAAACCAAGTCACATTAGTTAAATATTTTTAA
- a CDS encoding shikimate kinase, protein MKNIALIGPRGVGKSKISRKLSKLTGKPVISTDMIAVYLTGGVSIPDFVKSHSGNWKPFRDLEFQILKQVSGSQDLILDCGGGILFDQDESGKEIVSERKTNILKETSFVISLSRKSEYLVEKIQNDPTRPPLSSVLSYKTILESRLPQYRAHSDIQIALDDRSTEEVCEEILRRSGWA, encoded by the coding sequence TTGAAAAACATCGCCCTGATCGGCCCTAGAGGTGTCGGAAAATCTAAAATCTCCCGCAAACTTTCCAAACTCACAGGCAAACCGGTAATCTCTACAGACATGATAGCTGTCTACCTGACAGGTGGAGTGTCCATTCCTGACTTCGTAAAATCACATTCAGGAAATTGGAAACCTTTCCGTGACCTAGAATTCCAAATCCTAAAACAAGTCTCAGGTTCTCAAGATCTGATCTTGGATTGCGGCGGTGGGATCTTATTCGACCAAGACGAATCTGGTAAGGAAATTGTAAGTGAAAGAAAGACAAATATACTGAAAGAAACCTCGTTTGTGATCTCCCTTTCCAGAAAATCCGAATACTTAGTGGAAAAAATCCAGAACGATCCTACTCGTCCTCCTTTAAGTAGCGTTCTTTCTTATAAAACAATTTTAGAATCCAGATTACCTCAATACAGGGCTCATTCGGATATCCAGATTGCCTTAGATGACCGCAGTACGGAAGAAGTCTGCGAGGAAATCCTACGCAGATCCGGCTGGGCATAA
- a CDS encoding EAL domain-containing protein: MTDAYNLKLRSFDMGDLEQFKTVFINENRGKPIFLLRFQNISTVSLVEFIQLIPQRISDIEPSHRELFRYYAYGDKKNLLIGVAPLDNSGPVSLANFDAAMGRFHDQAIRTGALNFDFGIGRTQCNFISYVEEIFRELETSSLKNLKDNLVRWSWTYLNRVNDYFASERADAVIQPIIHYNHRDHTFSMKGGEVFVGGEAYAGYADLIRDIPHDQDLNRIELLILEKLIMSCNGSPGLLKFNISPQTLIDTFDTDEKVTRFHELLLKQNLNPQNVRMELIEKPYEEGEATLKSVCRRFWNFGISFAADDFGVKSQSHQVVLDLGEMIKEFKLDPISFKFKADQDLTKFLDNLAFIDYCRRLSDNREAIITAEALEDIDSLNFLITHQVYYFQANLFCKKIWIQDYQERFKEMQKLPETAVTKVLSSPELTQRLKEVGNIFVLAKEVDLF, encoded by the coding sequence ATGACCGATGCTTATAACTTAAAATTAAGATCCTTCGATATGGGGGATCTGGAACAGTTTAAGACGGTATTCATTAATGAAAATCGTGGAAAGCCAATCTTCCTCCTCAGATTTCAAAATATTTCCACAGTTTCCCTAGTAGAATTCATACAATTGATCCCTCAAAGGATCTCAGACATAGAACCTTCCCATCGTGAATTATTTCGTTATTATGCCTATGGTGATAAAAAGAACCTACTGATCGGAGTTGCACCTTTAGACAATTCAGGACCAGTCAGTCTTGCTAATTTTGATGCAGCCATGGGAAGGTTCCATGACCAAGCGATCCGGACCGGAGCTCTCAATTTTGATTTCGGGATCGGAAGAACCCAGTGTAATTTTATTTCCTATGTCGAAGAAATCTTCAGAGAGTTGGAAACTTCTTCTTTAAAGAATCTTAAAGATAATTTGGTTCGTTGGAGTTGGACTTATCTCAATCGTGTAAACGATTATTTCGCAAGCGAACGTGCGGACGCGGTTATCCAGCCGATCATTCATTATAATCATAGGGACCATACATTCTCCATGAAAGGTGGAGAAGTTTTTGTGGGAGGAGAAGCTTACGCAGGTTACGCGGATCTAATCCGGGATATTCCTCATGACCAAGATCTGAATAGGATAGAACTTCTGATCTTAGAGAAATTGATCATGTCCTGTAACGGTTCTCCCGGACTTCTAAAATTTAATATTTCTCCTCAGACTTTAATCGATACATTCGATACGGACGAGAAGGTTACCCGCTTTCATGAACTTCTTCTGAAACAAAACCTGAATCCTCAAAATGTTCGTATGGAGCTGATCGAAAAACCTTACGAAGAAGGGGAGGCAACTCTTAAGTCTGTATGTAGAAGATTCTGGAATTTCGGGATCAGTTTTGCTGCGGATGACTTCGGGGTAAAGAGCCAGAGTCACCAAGTTGTTTTGGATTTAGGAGAGATGATCAAAGAATTTAAATTGGACCCGATCAGTTTTAAATTCAAAGCGGACCAGGATTTAACTAAGTTCTTGGACAATCTTGCATTCATAGATTATTGCAGAAGACTTTCCGATAACAGGGAAGCGATCATCACTGCAGAAGCTTTGGAAGATATTGATTCCTTAAACTTCCTCATCACTCACCAAGTATATTATTTCCAAGCCAATCTGTTCTGTAAAAAGATCTGGATCCAAGACTACCAAGAACGTTTTAAAGAAATGCAAAAACTTCCAGAAACGGCCGTTACTAAGGTCCTGAGTTCGCCTGAGCTTACCCAAAGATTGAAAGAAGTGGGAAATATTTTCGTTCTAGCTAAAGAAGTAGATCTGTTTTAG
- a CDS encoding UTP--glucose-1-phosphate uridylyltransferase: protein MDSMITESEKLVTEKMLGEGLSREFISDFISKIQEVRNGETGIVKWEEVGDLDPSKDEISLEKIESEYPGDPKFLKELVVIKLNGGLGTSMGLSGPKSLIEIKDGMSFLEVVCKQVEYIRQKYNLEVPLILMDSFSTQDESQEELKKIKFSQNYPTSFLQHKVPRLVVPELKPLEISKGNSEEWCPPGHGDIWFTLLETGLLDRLLENGYKVAFVSNGDNLGATVHPGILEYILKENLDFCMEMTPKTLADKKGGAIFRRIVGGEKKNLQLLETAQVPSDHMHEFEGLGKFRTFSTNNLWIRLDVLKEKLLEGSFKLSLIVNPKKVEGKEVLQLETAMGSAIQNFSNTKGLIIPRDRFAPVKKCEDYLVRRSDAYSLNPDFSVTMSEERKKAGLGELVISLDETYYKKVRDFTDRIQAIPSLVRCTSLKVEGDILFDKKVILEGDVILVNPGPGQRKLSELGVDRISNDSLRFRFT from the coding sequence ATGGATTCGATGATCACAGAATCTGAAAAATTAGTTACGGAAAAAATGTTAGGAGAAGGACTTTCTCGAGAGTTCATTTCCGATTTTATCTCCAAGATCCAAGAAGTCCGCAATGGAGAAACAGGGATCGTAAAATGGGAAGAAGTCGGGGATCTGGACCCGAGCAAAGACGAGATCTCTTTAGAAAAGATAGAATCAGAATATCCAGGTGATCCTAAATTTTTGAAAGAATTAGTAGTGATCAAATTGAATGGAGGCCTTGGGACCAGCATGGGGCTTTCCGGACCGAAATCTTTAATAGAGATCAAGGATGGAATGAGCTTCTTAGAAGTGGTCTGCAAGCAGGTAGAATACATCCGACAAAAATATAATTTAGAAGTTCCTCTCATCCTGATGGATAGTTTTAGCACCCAGGATGAAAGCCAAGAAGAGCTTAAAAAGATCAAATTCTCACAAAATTATCCCACAAGTTTCTTACAACATAAGGTGCCAAGACTAGTCGTTCCTGAACTAAAACCTCTGGAAATTTCTAAAGGAAATTCAGAAGAATGGTGTCCTCCTGGCCATGGGGATATCTGGTTCACTCTTTTGGAAACAGGACTATTAGATCGACTTTTAGAAAATGGATACAAGGTAGCATTCGTTTCTAACGGAGATAATCTAGGCGCAACTGTTCATCCTGGAATATTAGAATATATTCTGAAAGAGAACCTGGACTTCTGCATGGAGATGACTCCTAAAACACTCGCTGACAAAAAAGGTGGAGCAATTTTCAGAAGGATCGTTGGCGGAGAAAAAAAGAACTTACAATTATTAGAAACCGCTCAGGTGCCTTCAGATCATATGCATGAGTTCGAGGGATTAGGTAAATTTAGAACATTCTCCACTAATAATCTTTGGATCAGATTAGATGTGCTAAAAGAAAAGTTACTCGAAGGTTCTTTCAAACTATCATTGATCGTAAATCCCAAAAAGGTAGAAGGGAAGGAGGTCCTACAATTAGAGACTGCGATGGGATCTGCCATCCAAAACTTCTCCAATACGAAAGGTCTCATCATTCCAAGAGATCGTTTTGCTCCCGTAAAAAAATGCGAAGACTATCTAGTCAGGCGTTCTGATGCCTATTCTTTAAATCCGGACTTCTCCGTTACTATGTCGGAAGAAAGAAAGAAGGCAGGCCTCGGAGAATTAGTTATCTCATTGGATGAAACATATTACAAGAAGGTAAGAGATTTTACTGATCGTATACAAGCCATTCCTTCTTTAGTGCGCTGCACCTCCTTGAAAGTAGAAGGAGATATTTTGTTTGATAAGAAAGTAATTCTAGAAGGAGATGTTATATTGGTAAACCCCGGACCAGGGCAAAGAAAATTGTCCGAATTAGGTGTGGATCGAATCTCGAACGATAGTTTACGTTTCCGCTTTACATAA
- a CDS encoding HDOD domain-containing protein, with protein sequence MKEKIDQLFENEAQLPKISSVVSKVMEMAGKPDVVIADLAKEISKDPGLTAAVIKLSNSAYFRPAKPVKTVQESLMTLGIKTVQEIILLNETKGILKKELKGYQVDGDSNWIHSLIVAELAKRIAVQKKLKVDKDVVFTAGLLHNIGKVILADFFPTVLMQFRTELQTYQGPYTDLEAKFFGYTHQEAGAKLLAKWNFPEELIEVARYYTEPEKATQFPELVSIVHIANCIVILGGMGIDIGGLKIPLSSKALQNVGVTEGDLQMYYTLLPEMAKHIEELISV encoded by the coding sequence ATGAAAGAAAAGATAGATCAACTTTTTGAAAACGAAGCCCAGCTTCCTAAAATCTCCTCCGTAGTAAGTAAAGTTATGGAGATGGCGGGAAAACCGGACGTAGTCATCGCAGACCTGGCTAAGGAAATTTCTAAAGATCCTGGACTTACTGCTGCAGTGATCAAACTTTCCAACTCTGCATATTTCCGCCCTGCTAAACCTGTAAAAACTGTACAAGAATCGTTAATGACCCTCGGAATTAAGACAGTACAGGAAATCATTCTATTGAACGAAACCAAAGGGATTCTGAAAAAAGAACTGAAAGGTTATCAGGTAGATGGGGATTCCAACTGGATTCATTCTTTGATCGTAGCTGAGCTTGCTAAAAGGATCGCAGTTCAGAAAAAATTAAAAGTGGATAAGGATGTAGTATTTACTGCAGGACTTCTTCATAATATAGGAAAAGTAATACTAGCAGATTTCTTTCCCACAGTACTCATGCAATTCAGAACCGAATTACAAACCTACCAAGGGCCTTATACAGACTTGGAGGCAAAATTTTTCGGATACACTCACCAGGAAGCAGGAGCAAAACTTTTAGCAAAATGGAATTTCCCTGAGGAATTGATAGAAGTAGCCAGATATTATACTGAACCTGAAAAGGCCACTCAGTTCCCGGAACTAGTCTCTATCGTACATATCGCAAATTGTATCGTGATCCTTGGTGGAATGGGAATTGACATAGGCGGTTTGAAAATTCCACTCTCTTCTAAAGCCTTACAAAACGTAGGTGTGACAGAGGGAGATCTGCAAATGTACTACACTCTATTACCGGAGATGGCTAAACATATCGAAGAGTTGATCTCGGTTTGA